The Acropora palmata chromosome 10, jaAcrPala1.3, whole genome shotgun sequence genome contains a region encoding:
- the LOC141895080 gene encoding hemicentin-1-like, translating to MASTPVQSRQLSLVVVLHLFFSIVAFTLLCYHVYFQDDKLLNKVHYLEKELSSIRGEMSLFRSTNGVINIQSPSSMSTVSTRNESHKGKRLRRAVVGGNNESSKNRSQEECLEKLLNNLQVTDLAVNGTVKLVCMRGLQGPPGHRGQPGETGPRGQPGATGPRGRRGKPGPRGRRGRPGTRGPQGSNGKNFSLNVTVIENILKRIISDLQRQGQVPMLAPPRFMTELPSLISLREGGNLTLEVAVSGSPFPKITWSMHGREIVDKSRLTITNDKFEIRGVRLEDKGLITCTAQNLFGFQETEAELVVLGAPRFPGSPPSQMTGYLGKQTKLQCNLLGHPTPKLQWVRSPPAPLPSGRHDLEEDRLIINSTEFGDSGVYICTAKNQYGSILQGTYLEVKPVEPPVFTFTPPTSITVQNNGGTIRLNCSAKGSPLPKITWYKDSVIINSTTTITGDEVTSKIEISHFGLLDQGTYTCVARNEYNDKINKTARVVLPNCGDPGKPENAVMSRNHWTREFVRYLCNPGFTMFGPAVRMCLPSGQWSGNMPNCTDKPECVRHATIDDPTRYYSLRNIGSSRYGGGNVYMCDRYLPEGWYRFLLGKEMATSYSGSSGYCQTNYQGRLLGRHPSVSDGLVTREVCFQNSYSCSYRVNITVRNCGNFYVYKLKPTPTCNLRYCTQYQLLLRFGSRFREEHLISEEEIMASTPVQSRQLSLVVMLHLFFSIAAFTLLCYHVYFQDDKLLNKVHYLEKELSSIRGEMSLFRSTNGVINIQSPSSMSTVSTRNESHKGKRLRRAVVGGNNESSKNRSQEECLEKLLNNLQVTDLAVNGTVKLVCMRGLQGPPGPRGQPGETGPRGQPRSTGPRGQPGKPGPRGRRGRPGTRGPRGGNGKSSSVNVTVIENVVKRIISEIQRHEEVSMLAPPTFMTKLPSLVSLREGGNLSLEIAVSGSPFPKITWSVHGREIIERSRLTITNDRFEIRGVHFEDQGLITCTAQNLFGFQETEAELVVLGAPRFPRSPPSQMTGYLGKQTKLLCNPQRNPTPEIQWARSPPAPLSSGRHDLEEDGLIINSTEFGDSGVYICTVKNKYGMITQETYLKVKPVEPPVFTFTPPTSITVQNNGGTIRLNCSAKGSPLPKITWYKDSVIINSTTTITGDEVTSKIEISHFGPLDQAAYTCVARNEYNDKINKTARVVLSDCGDPGKPEDAVVMNRNHWVGEFVRYLCNPGFTMFGPAVRRCLPGGQWSGNMPTCTDKPECFRHATIDDPTRYYSLRNIRNMPYMCDRYLLEGWYRFLLGKEMTTAHAGSSGYCGTDYKGRLLGGHPSVSDGLVTREVCFQNSYSCSYRVNITVRNCGNFYVYKLKPTPACNLRYCTQYQ from the exons ATGGCGTCAACTCCTGTTCAATCTCGCCAATTATCTTTGGTTGTGGTGCTTCATCTGTTCTTTTCAATTGTTGCCTTCACACTTCTGTGCTATCATGTTTATTTCCAGGATGATAAGCTCTTGAACAAAGTCCATTACTTGGAGAAAGAACTTTCTTCAATTCGAGGGGAGATGTCGCTTTTCAGATCGACCAATGGCGTCATTAACATCCAATCTCCCTCTTCGATGTCTACAGTTTCTACAAGGAATGAATCACACAAAGGTAAACGTTTACGCCGAGCGGTAGTAGGGGGGAACAACGAATCTTCCAAAAACCGCAGTCAAGAAGAATGCTTGGAGAAATTGCTTAACAATCTACAG GTCACCGACCTAGCTGTCAACGGAACTGTGAAACTTGTCTGCATGAGAG GTCTCCAAGGACCACCAGGCCACCGCGGCCAGCCAGGAGAAACGGGCCCTCGCGGCCAGCCAGGGGCAACTGGTCCCCGCGGCCGGCGAGGAAAACCAGGCCCCCGAGGTCGTCGTGGTCGTCCAGGTACAAGGGGCCCACAAGGAAGCAATGGCAAGAATTTCAGCTTAAATGTTACTgtcattgaaaatattctcAAACGGATAATCTCTGATCTACAGCGCCAAGGACAGGTACCAATGCTTG CTCCTCCAAGGTTTATGACCGAGCTTCCATCGCTCATCTCTTTGAGGGAGGGCGGAAATTTGACGCTTGAAGTTGCTGTATCCGGAAGTCCATTTCCAAAGATCACGTGGTCTATGCATGGAAGAGAGATCGTAGATAAAAGTCGATTAACTATTACCAATGACAAGTTTGAGATAAGGGGGGTTCGCCTTGAGGATAAGGGGCTGATCACGTGCACAGCTCAAAATTTGTTCGGTTTTCAAGAAACAGAAGCAGAACTTGTTGTGTTAG GAGCTCCAAGGTTTCCTGGCTCGCCCCCGAGCCAAATGACTGGCTATCTGGGCAAACAGACAAAACTGCAATGCAATCTCCTAGGACACCCCACCCCAAAACTGCAATGGGTCCGATCGCCGCCAGCTCCTCTGCCCAGTGGACGTCATGATTTGGAGGAGGATAGACTTATCATCAATAGTACAGAGTTTGGTGATAGCGGAGTTTATATCTGTACAGCAAAAAACCAGTATGGATCGATCCTTCAAGGAACTTACCTTGAAGTAAAACCTGTCG AACCCcctgtttttacttttaccCCACCGACCTCGATCACAGTACAGAACAACGGGGGAACGATTCGACTCAATTGTTCTGCTAAAGGATCACCTCTACCCaagatcacgtggtacaaagaTAGCGTCATCATAAACTCTACCACCACTATTACCGGAGACGAGGTCACAAGCAAGATTGAAATTAGTCATTTTGGACTTTTGGATCAAGGAACATACACATGTGTTGCTCGCAATGAATACaatgacaaaataaacaaaactgcAAGGGTTG TTCTACCCAACTGTGGCGATCCCGGCAAACCTGAAAATGCAGTTATGAGTAGGAACCATTGGACCCGAGAGTTTGTGAGATATCTTTGTAACCCAGGATTCACCATGTTTGGTCCTGCTGTCAGGATGTGTCTTCCCAGTGGACAATGGAGCGGAAATATGCCGAATT GTACCGATAAACCAGAATGTGTTCGTCACGCAACAATCGATGACCCCACGAGATATTATAGCCTCAGAAATATTGGAAGTAGTAGGTATGGCGGTGGAAATGTCTACATGTGTGACCGATATCTACCAGAGGGCTGGTACAGATTTTTGCTCGGTAAAGAGATGGCAACTTCTTACTCCGGGAGCTCGGGCTACTGCCAAACAAACTATCAAGGCAGGCTTCTTGGGCGCCATCCTTCCGTCTCAGATGGCTTGGTTACTCGAGAAGTTTGTTTCCAGAACTCATATAGTTGTAGTTACAGGGTGAACATTACGGTCCGAAATTGTGGAAATTTCTACGTCTATAAACTGAAACCCACACCAACTTGTAATCTTCGTTATTGTACCCAATACCAG ctCTTACTGCGGTTTGGTTCGCGATTTCGTGAGGAG CATCTTATCAGTGAAGAAGAAATCATGGCGTCAACTCCTGTTCAATCACGCCAATTATCTTTGGTTGTGATGCTTCAcctgtttttttcaattgctgCCTTCACACTTCTGTGCTATCATGTTTATTTCCAGGATGATAAGCTCTTGAACAAAGTCCATTACTTGGAGAAAGAACTTTCTTCAATTCGAGGGGAGATGTCGCTTTTCAGGTCGACCAATGGCGTCATTAACATCCAATCTCCCTCTTCGATGTCTACAGTTTCTACAAGGAATGAATCACACAAAGGTAAACGTTTACGCCGAGCGGTAGTAGGGGGGAACAACGAATCTTCCAAAAACCGCAGTCAAGAAGAATGCTTGGAGAAATTGCTTAACAATCTACAG GTCACCGACCTAGCTGTCAACGGAACTGTGAAACTTGTCTGCATGAGAG GTCTCCAAGGACCACCAGGCCCCCGCGGCCAGCCAGGGGAAACAGGTCCCCGAGGCCAGCCAAGGTCAACAGGTCCCCGCGGCCAGCCAGGAAAACCAGGCCCCCGCGGTCGTCGTGGTCGTCCAGGTACAAGGGGACCACGAGGAGGCAATGGCAAGAGTTCCAGCGTAAATGTTACTGTCATTGAAAACGTTGTCAAACGAATAATCTCCGAGATTCAACGCCACGAAGAGGTATCAATGTTGG CTCCTCCCACGTTTATGACCAAGCTTCCATCGCTCGTTTCTTTGAGGGAGGGCGGAAATTTGTCACTTGAAATTGCTGTATCCGGAAGTCCATTTCCAAAGATCACGTGGTCTGTGCATGGAAGAGAGATTATAGAAAGAAGTCGATTGACTATTACCAATGACAGGTTTGAGATTAGGGGGGTTCACTTTGAAGATCAGGGGCTGATCACGTGCACAGCTCAAAATTTGTTCGGTTTTCAAGAAACAGAAGCAGAACTTGTTGTGTTAG GAGCTCCAAGGTTTCCTCGCTCGCCTCCGAGCCAGATGACTGGCTATCTCGGCAAACAGACAAAGCTGCTATGCAATCCCCAACGAAACCCGACCCCAGAAATCCAATGGGCCCGATCACCGCCAGCTCCACTGTCCAGTGGACGTCATGATTTGGAGGAGGATGGACTTATCATCAATAGTACAGAGTTTGGTGATAGCGGGGTTTATATCTGCacagtaaaaaacaaatatggaATGATAACTCAAGAAACTTACCTTAAAGTGAAACCCGTCG AACCCcctgtttttacttttaccCCACCGACCTCGATCACAGTACAGAACAACGGGGGAACGATTCGACTCAATTGTTCTGCTAAAGGATCACCTCTACCCaagatcacgtggtacaaggATAGCGTCATCATAAACTCTACCACTACTATTACCGGAGACGAGGTTACAAGCAAGATTGAAATTAGTCATTTTGGGCCTTTAGACCAAGCAGCGTACACATGTGTCGCTCGCAATGAATATAAcgacaaaataaacaaaactgcAAGAGTTG TTCTATCCGACTGTGGCGATCCCGGCAAACCTGAAGATGCAGTTGTTATGAACAGAAACCACTGGGTAGGAGAGTTTGTTAGATATCTCTGCAACCCAGGATTTACCATGTTTGGTCCTGCTGTCAGGAGGTGTCTTCCCGGTGGACAATGGAGCGGAAATATGCCGACAT GTACCGATAAACCAGAATGTTTTCGTCACGCAACAATTGATGACCCCACGAGATATTATAGCCTCAGAAATATTCGAAATATGCCGTACATGTGTGACCGTTATCTACTGGAGGGCTGGTACAGGTTTTTGCTCGGTAAGGAGATGACCACTGCTCATGCAGGGAGCTCAGGCTATTGCGGAACAGACTACAAGGGCAGGTTACTTGGAGGCCATCCTTCCGTCTCAGATGGCCTGGTTACTCGAGAAGTTTGTTTCCAGAACTCATATAGTTGTAGTTACAGGGTGAACATTACGGTCCGAAATTGTGGAAATTTCTACGTCTACAAACTGAAACCCACACCAGCTTGTAATCTTCGTTATTGTACCCAATACCAGTAA